Proteins from a genomic interval of Drosophila willistoni isolate 14030-0811.24 chromosome 2L unlocalized genomic scaffold, UCI_dwil_1.1 Seg139, whole genome shotgun sequence:
- the LOC6638212 gene encoding uncharacterized protein LOC6638212 yields the protein MHSPAKSPILDVTETLSISNSDLELSVEVESTNNNNDKVYAFNASPSTIRLPGLSFPTLLSAKTSSTLPAFEYIAPTSNHSMPSLDFPLIELNRMGVGMFPGFMHRRVRGEKRPIPDAQKDEKYYERRKRNNEAAKKSRDARKIREDRIAFRAALLEQENSILRAQILALRDELQTVRQLLGATTAGGMLGMARPL from the coding sequence aTGCATTCGCCGGCCAAATCGCCCATTTTGGATGTTACCGAAACGCTCTCGATCTCGAATAGTGATCTGGAATTGTCTGTGGAAGTGGAGAGcaccaataataataatgataaagtTTATGCTTTTAATGCATCGCCATCGACAATACGACTTCCTGGCCTAAGTTTTCCCACTCTATTGTCAGCCAAGACAAGCTCCACATTACCCGCCTTTGAGTATATAGCTCCAACATCGAATCATTCTATGCCATCATTGGATTTTCCTCTCATCGAATTGAATCGCATGGGTGTTGGAATGTTTCCGGGTTTTATGCATCGACGTGTACGGGGTGAGAAGCGTCCCATACCCGATGCCCAGAAGGATGAGAAGTATTATGAGCGACGTAAACGTAATAATGAGGCGGCCAAAAAGTCTCGGGATGCTCGTAAAATTCGTGAAGATCGTATAGCATTTCGTGCTGCACTCCTGGAGCAGGAGAATTCCATTCTGAGAGCACAAATTTTGGCGCTACGCGATGAACTGCAAACAGTGAGACAATTGCTGGGAGCCACCACAGCCGGCGGCATGTTGGGCATGGCCAGGCCGCTGTAA